One genomic region from Bradyrhizobium icense encodes:
- a CDS encoding gamma-glutamylcyclotransferase gives MSAIEFNNTEFSQGDLWVFGYGSLMWRPGFEFVDRVPARLIGEHRALCVYSFVHRGTPEKPGLVLGLDRGGACRGIAFRVAEKNRAATIAYLREREQVTSVYREVMRSVWLENDARQRVSALVYVVDRGHVQYAGRLSVAEQLRHVLQGHGQSGVNRDYVIATVKAIEAEGFRDSQLHRLAAMLHTQHPLHPPVQDAQDAT, from the coding sequence ATGTCCGCAATTGAGTTCAACAATACGGAATTCTCGCAAGGCGACCTCTGGGTGTTCGGCTACGGCTCCCTGATGTGGCGCCCGGGCTTCGAATTCGTCGATCGGGTTCCGGCGCGGCTGATCGGCGAGCACCGCGCGCTCTGCGTCTACTCCTTCGTCCATCGCGGCACGCCGGAAAAGCCCGGCCTCGTGCTCGGGCTCGACCGCGGCGGCGCCTGCCGCGGCATTGCGTTCCGGGTCGCGGAGAAGAACCGCGCCGCCACCATCGCCTATTTGCGCGAGCGCGAGCAGGTCACCTCGGTCTACCGCGAGGTGATGCGGTCGGTGTGGCTGGAGAACGATGCGCGTCAACGCGTCAGCGCACTCGTCTACGTGGTCGATCGCGGCCACGTGCAGTATGCCGGCCGGCTGTCGGTGGCGGAACAGTTACGTCACGTGCTGCAAGGGCACGGCCAGTCCGGCGTCAACCGCGACTATGTTATCGCCACCGTCAAGGCGATCGAGGCGGAAGGCTTTCGCGATTCGCAACTGCACCGGCTGGCGGCAATGCTACACACCCAGCATCCGCTCCATCCGCCTGTTCAGGATGCGCAAGACGCGACCTAG
- a CDS encoding DUF2125 domain-containing protein gives MPDMTPAPRRRPLWRLFIAPALLLVVAAAWSAFWFYAASEVGVRADAWAAQEAKAGRVYACGKRSVAGFPFRFEVRCDDASVSLVSQTAGAQVPFTARLGEIMVIAQIYQPKLLIAEFKAPATLADRGQPPSMKVNWTTGRSSVSGLPDIPQRASIVFDNPSIDRVNAQVATPLARAGHIELHGRLADGSTRDKPVIEAVLQITGGSVQEVHPILAAPFDADIQTKLTGLKDFTPKPWPERFRELQAAGGHVEIVRSRIQQGDLISVAAGTLSLNTQGRIDGELQMTVTGLERVIPALGLEKMLEEGVPQATLDRVAPGVKSQDLNNLFGALDKAIPGLGRVVKQNANAGVAAGINSLGKEAELEGRKARAFPLRFVDGAVFLGPLKVGQVPPLF, from the coding sequence ATGCCTGACATGACCCCTGCGCCGCGCCGGCGCCCGCTGTGGCGCCTCTTCATCGCGCCTGCACTGCTCCTTGTTGTTGCCGCGGCATGGAGCGCCTTCTGGTTCTATGCCGCTTCCGAAGTCGGCGTGCGCGCTGATGCGTGGGCCGCACAGGAGGCGAAAGCCGGCCGGGTCTATGCGTGCGGCAAGCGTTCGGTGGCCGGCTTCCCGTTCCGCTTCGAAGTCCGCTGCGATGACGCCAGCGTATCGCTGGTGTCGCAGACCGCAGGCGCGCAGGTGCCGTTCACCGCGCGGCTCGGCGAGATCATGGTGATCGCGCAGATCTACCAGCCGAAACTTCTGATCGCCGAATTCAAGGCGCCGGCCACGCTCGCCGATCGCGGCCAGCCGCCGTCGATGAAGGTGAACTGGACCACCGGCCGCAGCAGCGTGTCGGGGCTGCCTGACATCCCGCAGCGCGCGTCCATCGTGTTCGACAATCCCTCGATCGACCGTGTCAACGCACAGGTGGCGACGCCGCTCGCACGCGCCGGCCATATCGAGCTGCACGGCCGCCTCGCCGATGGCTCGACCAGGGATAAGCCCGTGATCGAAGCGGTGCTGCAGATAACAGGCGGCAGCGTGCAGGAGGTGCACCCGATACTCGCCGCGCCCTTCGACGCCGACATCCAGACAAAACTCACCGGCTTGAAGGATTTTACGCCGAAGCCGTGGCCCGAGCGGTTCAGGGAATTGCAGGCGGCGGGCGGCCATGTCGAGATCGTGCGGTCGCGGATTCAACAGGGCGATCTGATCTCGGTGGCCGCGGGGACGTTGAGCCTCAACACCCAGGGACGGATCGACGGCGAATTGCAGATGACGGTGACGGGACTGGAGCGCGTGATCCCGGCACTCGGTCTTGAAAAGATGCTGGAGGAGGGCGTGCCGCAGGCAACGCTCGACCGCGTCGCACCCGGCGTCAAGAGCCAGGACCTCAACAATCTGTTCGGCGCGCTCGACAAGGCGATCCCGGGGCTGGGCAGGGTCGTCAAGCAGAACGCCAATGCCGGCGTCGCGGCAGGCATCAATTCGCTCGGCAAGGAGGCGGAGCTGGAGGGGCGAAAAGCGCGCGCCTTCCCGCTGCGCTTTGTCGACGGCGCGGTGTTTCTGGGCCCGCTGAAAGTGGGCCAGGTGCCGCCGCTGTTTTGA